From the genome of Persephonella atlantica:
GCCTGTTTTACCCATTCGTTAACAATCCACTCTCCATCTACCTTTTCTGCTACTCTTATCTTACCTCTGTCCAGCAGGTCAACAGTCTCCCTCACTGCATCAACATACTTTTTCTCCTTCAGCAGTTCTCTGTTTTCCCATACTTGCGAAATAAGACTCTTTAACTCTTCCATTACTACCTCCGTTTATTTTATTGTTCCTATCATGATAATCTGAAAGAGTATCATCAGTATGATAAACAGGATAGGAGCTAAAAAGCTTGTTCCGCCTTTTTTGGCAAGACTTTCTATCAGCTCCTTTTCATTTTTTGCTTGAGACTGTATATCAGATACATTTTTTTTCACAAAAGTGTAATAAAGATAGTTCCCAAAAGCTCCAAACCCAATCCACAGCCACAGCTGAATACCAATAGATAAAATCTGATTTGAGCTTACTGCCACAAATACACCTAACAGAATAATTCCCAAAAATATCAATGCCCCATATAGATACATCTTCCTGTAAAAAACCCACAGAATACCAAAGAAAAAAGCTGCCCAGTTCCAGCTGAGGGCTCCTCCGCTCTCTTCAAATTTTTTAAATTTTTCTATATAGTAGTCTGCATTTTTTCCTACAAATATTCTGTACATTTCCCATTTATCCATAGCTACCTCCAACAAAAATTTTAATTGATATTTGCAGTTTTTAAAAGTAATATAGTTTTTGAGTTAATAATTGAGGGAGGAATTTAATGGTTAAATATTTTTTAGACCTTTATCTAAAACCTAAAACCACTTGGGAAAAGCTGTCTGAAGAAAAGTTTACCATACCACAGATTTATGCAAAACTTGTTGTGATATTTGCTTTCATACCAGCAGTGAGTCACTTTATAGGGTTTGTTGTATTCAGAGATTACTATGTGTCTGCAATAAAACAGTTTTTAGAAATGGCAGAGAAAGACCAGGAGCAGTCAGCAAGAACAATAGCTTATATGAAAGCTCTGATGAAAGAACTGCAGGATAATGACATTGTCCAGGAATTTATGATAATGGCTGTAACTTATGGATTTGAGCTGTTAAAACCTTTGGTTATAGCTATAATCATCCTTTTCCTGTCTCCAGCATTTGGAGGCATAAAAGACCCAAATAAATCATTTACTGTGGCTGCCTTTGCTCTCGTTCCATCGTGGATGGCAGGGGCATTTTACATAATGAACTCACCTATATCTATGTTTATGATTTTTTTAGGGATGTTTTACACTTTTTATCTGATATTTATTGGAGCAGAAAAAGTCCTGAAGATTCCTTCAGAAGGTTCAAAAAACTTTCAGTTTATAATTGTGGTTATAATATTATATCTTGTAATAAGTGGTGTTATCGGGCAGATAGAAACCCTGATAACATACAGAATTTTGAATGTTTAGGAGGTCTGACATGAAGAAATTAATAGCAGGTGCTGTTGCACTTTCAATAATAGGTGCAGGATGCCAGAAAACAACTTCGGAAACTTCTGAGATAGAGATAAAAAAGGGGTATCTGATTTATAAAAACAACTGCTCTATGTGCCACTGGGAAACAGTTACACCAGAGCAGATAAGAAATATCAGAAAGATGGTTAAAGAAGGTAAAAAACCTCCTTTTGCTGCACCTCCAATGTCTGAAGTGTCAGCAAGGGTTAAGAAGTTTTATCCTACAGAAGAAAAATTTGTTGCATTTGTTAAAGATTACATAACAAATCCTTCCAGGGAAAAAGGTGTATGTCTTCCTATGGCTTACAAGATTTTTGGCGTGATGCCTCCTATAGGAAGAAACATGTCAGAAGACTCAAAAGAAGCGGTTGCAAAGTGGCTTTATTACAGGTTTAATATGAGCTGGGAAGAGTTCATGAAAAAGCATCCCCATTAGATGAGATGTTTTACAGCCTCGTATATTTTTATTGTTGCCTTTGACTTGTTCAGCGTGTAAAAGTGAAGGCCTTTTACTCCGTTTTTCAGCAGATCTTCACACTGCTGGACTGCATACTCTATTCCGATTTTTTCCACCTCTTCCGGTCTGTCTGCAACAGGCTGGATTTTCTTTATTAGCTCTGGAGGAATGGTTGCACCGCACATATCGGCAAACTTCTTTATCTGCTTGAAGTTTGTGACAGGCATAATACCGGGAATTATAGGAATATCAATGCCTGCTTTATGAACCTTTTCTATAAAGCTGTAAAAATATCTGTTGTCAAAAAACATCTGTGTTATTGAAAATTCTGCCCCTGCTTCAACCTTTTTCTTGAAATAAAATATATCTGTATCAAGGTCGGGACTTTCTGGATGTCCTTCTGGATAGGATGCAACACCAATACTGAACCAGTCTCCAAAATTTTCTATTATGAGCTCAACTAACTCACTGGCGTATCTACAGCCATCTTTAGGGAAAACAAAGCTCTCTTCCTGTCCCTGTGGGATATCTCCCCTCAGGGCAAGTATGTTCTGAACACCTGTGCTTTTATACTCTGAAAGTATATCAACAATCTCTTTTCTCGTATGTCCTATACAGGTTTGATGTGCCATTACTGTCAGGGAAGTCTGTGTGTGTATTTTTTTAACTATTCTGATTGTCCTCTCCCTTGTGCTTCCTCCAGCGCCATACGTGACAGAAACAAATGTAGGCTTTATGTATTCAAGCTCTTTTATTGTTTTAAACAGGGATTCTTCCCCTTCTGGGGTCTTCGGAGGGAAAAACTCAAACGATATACTTCTTTTTGATTCCTTTAAAAGCTGTCCTATCTTCATAAAAACAGTATAAATGTAAAGACAGGAAAATGCAAATTATTTGCAAAAAGCCCCCTTTCAAGGGGGCTGCTTGTTTAAAACATTGCAGGCGGTCTTCCCTTTGAAGTTACCAGTCTTTCCACAGGTTCACCGCCAAGAATGTGTTTTTCTATAATCTCTGGAACATCTTCAGGTTTTACGTTTCCATACCACACAGCATCAGGATACACAACAACTGTTGGACCCATCATGCATGGCCCAAGACATCCTGTTGGCGTTACAGCCATTTTATCAAACAGGTTCTTCATCATCATCTCTTCCTGAAACTTCTGGAAAATCTGGTCTGAACCTTTATCTCCACAGGAAGGCATTCCGGGGGGTTTTCTCTGGAGACATACAAATACATGTTTAAATTCTGCCGACATTAATCAAACCTCCTCTTGTTTTTTTTGAGAAAAAATATTAATGGGAAAAATTTGGGAAAAAAATGATTTAGATTAGTTTTCAGTATGATACTTCATCTATAACAGCATCTTTAAAACCAGTATTTTTCAGCTCTTTTTTTCTTTTTTCAGCACCTTTTTTACTTTCAAACCTGCCGCAGTAAACACCATAAAATTTTTTATACTTTTTTACGAAGCAGTCTGACAGGTTTTTCTTTTTAATCAGAGCTTCTGCTTTATTTTTACTGCTATACAGGATAATTCTTACAGAATAATATTTTTCAGAAGGAACAACACCAGCTTTTTTCAACTGGTTTATCCTTTTTTTGGCAAGTTTTCCAAAATCAGTTTTGTAAGCGGCAGCTTTTTTGTAGTATTTTAAGGCTTTTTTGTAATCTTTGTCTAAATCTTCAATAACACCAAGGAAGTAGTAGGCATAGTCTTTATAACCCTTTTCTAATGTAAGGATTTTCAAATACTTCTCAGCTTTTATGTAATCTTTTTTCTTAAAGTAGTAAGAGGCAAGAAACTTAACCATCTCTGGAGTTTTAAATGTTACAGCTTCAATTATCCGGGCTGCTTTCTCTTTATCTCCAAGACTGAAGTAAGCAAGACCTCTGTAATAAAGGACATTATCCTTGTCTTCAGGTTCAAACTTAGACATCTGTTCAGTAAAACTGATAAGATCTTTATATCTTCCAAGTTTATACAGTGCAATCACTTTATAAAAATTAAGGTACCTTTTGTCTGGGAGTTTAAGAATCTCATTCCATTTTTTTCCCTTAATATATAGAGAAGCTAAAAACTTATACATCTCTTCTCTTTGATAACCTTTCAGATAAGGTAGATAAAACTTAACAACTTCAGCCTGTTTTTCTGGCTCATCTTTAAGAAGTTTCATCCCTAAAGAGAAAATCTCCTTTGCTGTATCTTCCTTTAGTTTTTCGTCTTCAATAAGATAAACAGCATTCACAAAACCTTCCCTGTCTTTACTGTTATACAGAGCATAAAACAGAATTTTTATCACCTTTTCCCTGTAAGGGTCATCCAAAGGGGCTTTCTGCAGATACTTTTTACACTTTTTCTCTGCTACATTGTAAACTTTATCCTGATATAGACCCTGAATAAGCCTCAGTAAGATATCTCTTT
Proteins encoded in this window:
- a CDS encoding DUF2628 domain-containing protein → MDKWEMYRIFVGKNADYYIEKFKKFEESGGALSWNWAAFFFGILWVFYRKMYLYGALIFLGIILLGVFVAVSSNQILSIGIQLWLWIGFGAFGNYLYYTFVKKNVSDIQSQAKNEKELIESLAKKGGTSFLAPILFIILMILFQIIMIGTIK
- a CDS encoding Yip1 family protein; translated protein: MVKYFLDLYLKPKTTWEKLSEEKFTIPQIYAKLVVIFAFIPAVSHFIGFVVFRDYYVSAIKQFLEMAEKDQEQSARTIAYMKALMKELQDNDIVQEFMIMAVTYGFELLKPLVIAIIILFLSPAFGGIKDPNKSFTVAAFALVPSWMAGAFYIMNSPISMFMIFLGMFYTFYLIFIGAEKVLKIPSEGSKNFQFIIVVIILYLVISGVIGQIETLITYRILNV
- a CDS encoding c-type cytochrome, translating into MKKLIAGAVALSIIGAGCQKTTSETSEIEIKKGYLIYKNNCSMCHWETVTPEQIRNIRKMVKEGKKPPFAAPPMSEVSARVKKFYPTEEKFVAFVKDYITNPSREKGVCLPMAYKIFGVMPPIGRNMSEDSKEAVAKWLYYRFNMSWEEFMKKHPH
- the metF gene encoding methylenetetrahydrofolate reductase [NAD(P)H], coding for MKIGQLLKESKRSISFEFFPPKTPEGEESLFKTIKELEYIKPTFVSVTYGAGGSTRERTIRIVKKIHTQTSLTVMAHQTCIGHTRKEIVDILSEYKSTGVQNILALRGDIPQGQEESFVFPKDGCRYASELVELIIENFGDWFSIGVASYPEGHPESPDLDTDIFYFKKKVEAGAEFSITQMFFDNRYFYSFIEKVHKAGIDIPIIPGIMPVTNFKQIKKFADMCGATIPPELIKKIQPVADRPEEVEKIGIEYAVQQCEDLLKNGVKGLHFYTLNKSKATIKIYEAVKHLI
- a CDS encoding (2Fe-2S) ferredoxin domain-containing protein, whose protein sequence is MSAEFKHVFVCLQRKPPGMPSCGDKGSDQIFQKFQEEMMMKNLFDKMAVTPTGCLGPCMMGPTVVVYPDAVWYGNVKPEDVPEIIEKHILGGEPVERLVTSKGRPPAMF
- a CDS encoding SPOR domain-containing protein — protein: MYNIKMRLILVFLLTVSFSFGFSEKERDILLRLIQGLYQDKVYNVAEKKCKKYLQKAPLDDPYREKVIKILFYALYNSKDREGFVNAVYLIEDEKLKEDTAKEIFSLGMKLLKDEPEKQAEVVKFYLPYLKGYQREEMYKFLASLYIKGKKWNEILKLPDKRYLNFYKVIALYKLGRYKDLISFTEQMSKFEPEDKDNVLYYRGLAYFSLGDKEKAARIIEAVTFKTPEMVKFLASYYFKKKDYIKAEKYLKILTLEKGYKDYAYYFLGVIEDLDKDYKKALKYYKKAAAYKTDFGKLAKKRINQLKKAGVVPSEKYYSVRIILYSSKNKAEALIKKKNLSDCFVKKYKKFYGVYCGRFESKKGAEKRKKELKNTGFKDAVIDEVSY